Proteins from one Proteiniborus ethanoligenes genomic window:
- a CDS encoding quaternary amine ABC transporter ATP-binding protein: protein MKNNIILSIKNLSKLYGVEKSRAFKMKSLGASKDEVYKKTGTTVALWDVTLDIKKGEIFVIIGLSGSGKSTLVRCFNMLNKPSSGEILFNDKNISKFNKKELKEYRRNNIAMVFQNFGLMSHRDVLGNVEYGLEVKGVSKEERQAKAREMISMVGLEGLENEPISSLSGGMKQRVGLARALANDPDILLMDEPFSALDPLVRKDMQFELLSIQKKLDKTIIFITHDINEAFKLGNRVAIMRDGELIQLDTPEMIFEHPANDYVKQFINDADKTQVISVRSVMATPNSIVRRTDSPSYAIKIMRSNRVSSAYVVGDKMKLLGIATIDDAVRARNEKLSLSDIVIENIMTTAPDTLLHDIIPMAAETRYPIAVIDSDGSLKGILSKADVLSSML, encoded by the coding sequence ATGAAGAATAACATTATTTTAAGCATAAAAAACTTAAGCAAGTTATATGGTGTAGAAAAAAGTAGAGCGTTTAAAATGAAAAGCTTAGGAGCATCTAAGGATGAAGTTTATAAAAAAACTGGAACAACTGTGGCACTTTGGGATGTAACCTTGGATATAAAAAAAGGAGAGATCTTTGTTATAATAGGTTTATCAGGCTCTGGTAAATCAACATTGGTTAGATGTTTTAATATGCTTAATAAACCTAGTTCCGGAGAAATTCTATTTAATGATAAGAATATAAGTAAGTTTAATAAAAAGGAATTAAAAGAATATAGAAGAAATAATATCGCCATGGTGTTTCAAAATTTTGGGCTTATGTCTCACAGAGATGTATTAGGTAATGTGGAATATGGTCTTGAAGTCAAGGGAGTATCCAAAGAGGAACGTCAAGCTAAGGCAAGGGAAATGATTTCTATGGTAGGTTTAGAAGGCTTAGAGAATGAACCTATATCAAGTCTTTCTGGAGGTATGAAGCAAAGAGTAGGATTAGCAAGAGCTCTAGCTAATGATCCGGACATACTTTTAATGGATGAACCATTTTCTGCATTAGACCCTTTAGTTAGAAAGGACATGCAATTTGAACTTCTATCCATTCAAAAAAAATTAGATAAGACCATAATATTTATAACTCATGATATAAATGAAGCCTTTAAATTAGGGAATAGGGTAGCTATAATGCGTGATGGGGAATTGATTCAATTGGATACTCCAGAGATGATATTTGAGCATCCAGCAAATGATTATGTAAAACAATTTATAAATGATGCAGATAAAACTCAGGTAATTAGCGTTAGAAGCGTAATGGCTACTCCAAATAGTATTGTTCGCAGAACAGATAGCCCAAGTTATGCTATAAAAATCATGAGAAGCAATAGGGTTTCTAGTGCATATGTTGTTGGAGATAAGATGAAATTACTAGGAATAGCTACAATTGATGATGCTGTACGAGCTAGAAATGAAAAATTATCATTATCAGATATAGTTATAGAAAACATAATGACCACAGCTCCAGATACATTATTACACGATATAATCCCAATGGCTGCAGAAACTAGATATCCTATAGCTGTAATAGATAGTGATGGAAGTCTAAAGGGCATTTTATCCAAGGCGGATGTATTGTCATCCATGTTGTAA
- a CDS encoding TetR/AcrR family transcriptional regulator, with protein MNKRTQQANKTKKRIIDCARKLFLEKGYSNVSVDEIIREAGSSKGGFYTHFKTKEQLIFSMVGLVDEAYLKFSESERRYKNTIEKIYLLMEYVFEFMEKEIGLDFMSVIYSSQIKAQTTNRFLISPEREYYRRLEMLTKEGQKNGELSTELPSSEMVAILTTCARGVIYDWCLQEGAFQLRSYGMKVIGIVLNQFKL; from the coding sequence ATGAATAAGAGAACACAGCAGGCCAATAAAACTAAAAAAAGAATAATTGATTGTGCAAGGAAGTTATTTCTTGAAAAAGGATATAGCAATGTAAGCGTTGATGAAATAATACGTGAAGCAGGATCATCTAAGGGCGGATTTTATACTCATTTTAAAACAAAGGAACAATTAATTTTCAGTATGGTTGGATTAGTAGATGAAGCATATTTGAAATTTTCAGAGAGTGAAAGGAGGTACAAAAATACTATAGAAAAAATATACTTATTGATGGAATATGTATTTGAGTTTATGGAAAAAGAGATAGGATTAGATTTTATGTCTGTAATATATTCCTCTCAAATCAAAGCCCAAACGACTAATAGATTTTTAATTTCACCGGAAAGAGAATATTATCGGAGACTTGAAATGCTAACGAAGGAAGGGCAAAAAAATGGAGAATTAAGTACTGAATTACCTTCCAGTGAAATGGTGGCTATTTTAACCACTTGTGCTCGTGGGGTTATTTATGATTGGTGTTTGCAGGAAGGCGCCTTTCAGCTTAGGTCATATGGAATGAAGGTAATCGGTATTGTATTAAATCAATTTAAATTGTAG
- a CDS encoding S-layer homology domain-containing protein — MKQHHKCLLKRIISSIITFYILIIPFPIYSDANHNNYGAFTEEVGATAYTELWKDGDTISPSGDDFSTRVSYEINPIYSNYDNDQTAFITFYLNTLKEIPVSFEYEIYPGSAFLIDHFNGELSGTIIFEPGSTEKSIEIEIPKLVHTPSLPSKVGEFWTKDRIFYINCFSLENALFENEKNSTTIPVVIKNEFDFEKSYERAKNTYIVDLTQLDLGSVEVFQDTPGKYRNLLETVGLAIESTISKDVRTMIDNNVFTHLTSPRGYFLNESTVTGAVYFNIESNHTWGINYFERTIPIDGSDEIDFNIGEIQLSEIGLGPNMEGNGIIQSLNVSYRYSVDENIYTIFESLEGEGFENQINFVDKIKPYPTEIEVQEGCFSVGHSVPIIVTYNEPVYIDSISITVNDEILYPMESNETISETVSFLYDLSLDDFFLESNRVKAKIEVSNIIGAVDLSKQSQDNDYSITYSRDMVDKSIEEYDDIKSIFSYAADTVISLTRDGNTAINGEVVISLEESHILTQYLESYIGADGVVENIGVKVIGNLGEPVDVSLYANEGHIITELKGTFQSPINTTDMDKYCIAEVYFSDELIYSLAKKYTVASLVYIDDDGDFEIIYEEWPSSGKITANSEMSLVLGYRVDTNATWQDSKDFSWSSSDETVASIKGDGTIILTGKLGEVRFTLTALNGGVEGKSYQIHSKPLTVINSSEGFLLVPNGVKNIELVEGNSARIYYSTNITEINASNGGPETPTTYTFELYEAVHDGSSEPEKGGLIYKDYVDATIDNLITSYILNSEYLVNTAPLGRYSYILEISTKDILTGELFSARANIRVKSRPAKAVLIKPDSYYMTDQVEGFTVSFNIENKNEATAVSLQLFRNGEPIHIDDAVEKFETRINIREVDRSRLYDAYTVTLKAKNQYDEAYSYDSYIFYVYNSEALKILINNINSGENYTLSLDHMSGMTSKDILDLKREINLEERLTINKDEYNWSKIYDKILWTVEDGSKVSLKYNDNGIYRDIDEEELILPNGDLMLKGVSSGETSISAIHVLTGMEESLEITVDSVKDKLFIFQCYPGKKSLVQYINGDGISKEVYTDEKGSLAIYEKSGITGDMKFSIPNDALYEPYILSENERSVNQVSIDYTGLYPQKNIIFNQSNYGLNFAVFAEYEKGITSYKGAIEVKGGVYINGVYRPEILINGLSGKEYQSINPKAYDFYELNFNFPKGEEGFYLKPEDKIEYIIEVSIPGNTHYHEFIKVDNETIGLYKRIKNGITYVEAPILSMVDSSNLQNDAKVFWNSLSIDGVDYQFLDLIIIEDTEKESLLNTQIVLDGKFTDAYEVKYSDERGRDWSLFSSTSVESYEFSDYVILNNTFDLKKYIFYFKPGEESRLSRQIVIKNNSNLKIINMPTTFKVINIQDIPSMGTLVKGDMEDISENILDSVLGSNTVPWGDKPDYVRDVLNTLSQFKIDKEAIRLVVSPTDDPMVFRGIMKISIGDLSESNPAGVYASDLDSSTKFNFLPKIGEAKEMKKGDYISKSIKTMEQYKTGSVSKKTKQYGGGIYIDCEIFYDANSEEWRISVINSDVYVAGGYNYKKTYNTWVSFIPVTAEFMIGGTAQISLKTLLEKKEISKEEYEFYRTYITELYPYFFIRGFGGIGLDYDVVSLKAGPYGRINFEQRYLWLNNKFEDSNGQRLTLSGQTGIEYKIKLLFLGLEGSYTIGEASKSWTYNDYNNIKEKYDSVYQIDKADLIRIKNHMYLEDEVLIPTDITVTYEGREYLENHREWYPPIMSRGFFHGASTEALSVIQTNAYPYSNPVVTEDGEIMLYISDMDSYDINDTAVNFSTKEEGYFSEGTEVDESNYADTDAVVDGTSEWAVAAWIRLIEDIESSEGEEAELWDIQRMMNSTEIMASIYDGEEFVATRLTNNYTPDMSPVVASREGKAIVAWRSLYAGDIEKPLTFDGRNNIMYKVYNEGSWSDEKCLFDGSVDQVISVNAEMLSDGTSAITYEVQMDATENTEIYCAIVDIHGHIIRNIRLTNNEVTDKNPRITSVVFPDKTERFVIGWNSKMTYDVENVNLIRVSAVDRVGNVFTEFEQDIESGELLDYTSFKFTKGAESIDDLSIVWYQPDFKEDGVYSVWGRKFISRNNDEFKASPEVRLLELNYNTVVDFFDSYIDKDTKGINFVMQTTEYGMGKISQLITAKASYKNNLILDETYYSRDELISGLDVPVMFRIYNEGVDTVKKINIEIGESSRTFEENNLIEPGQYKEFVLLYRVPDVIENPIYTIRAEYTDSLDVLTGELDMNIPDVGIHGISLVRESNRQRIFDIELYNSMYAKLRSGVHKVLLEVYHTSNFDNPPILSETISDLDSLELMNQGILKKNMILGEDDLQRILNENGEIPEEGVRIFFKVKLLENNIEIQDADISNDYDYIKIESLIVKNGKKLSLGSSMNSDSNKTLIKVEAFNNSMNEITNGNIVVHLKDEKGNIIQTKEYYNEAQSIKTPLSIGGEESNTVVFNFAYSGDSFEVIYRDIITDPNEGDEPNDEDDNGNGGIGDNSGDKDSGKEVTPAEYVNPFKDVKETDWFYEAVKFVFENGLMIGIGEDRFAPQLATTRGMLVTILHRLEGEPAAGLNSFEDVLPDEYYYNAVAWAKEKGIVYGISESFFGANKEITREQFVTILYRYASFKGYDVSSPIELSEYVDMVSISEYAVPAMRWAVQNGLIRGVGGSTLAPLKSTSRAEMAMILQRFILAYNHLFLEE, encoded by the coding sequence ATGAAACAACATCACAAGTGCTTGCTTAAAAGAATCATTAGTAGTATCATTACTTTTTATATTTTAATTATCCCATTTCCTATTTATTCAGATGCAAATCACAATAATTATGGAGCCTTCACTGAAGAAGTAGGTGCTACGGCATATACTGAGCTTTGGAAAGATGGAGATACAATATCACCATCTGGAGATGATTTTAGTACCAGGGTAAGTTATGAAATAAATCCTATATACTCTAATTATGATAATGATCAAACTGCTTTTATTACATTTTATTTAAATACCCTAAAGGAAATCCCTGTCTCATTTGAATATGAAATCTACCCTGGTAGTGCATTTTTGATAGATCATTTCAATGGAGAATTAAGTGGAACAATAATTTTTGAACCAGGTAGTACAGAAAAATCTATAGAAATAGAAATACCTAAATTAGTACATACACCTAGTTTACCTTCAAAAGTCGGTGAGTTTTGGACTAAAGATAGGATTTTTTATATAAATTGCTTTAGTCTAGAAAATGCTTTGTTTGAAAATGAGAAAAATAGTACAACAATTCCTGTAGTAATAAAAAATGAATTTGATTTTGAAAAGTCCTATGAACGCGCAAAAAACACATATATAGTAGACTTGACACAGTTAGATTTAGGCTCAGTAGAAGTTTTCCAGGATACTCCAGGGAAATATCGTAATTTATTAGAGACTGTGGGCTTAGCAATAGAATCAACTATTTCAAAAGATGTAAGGACAATGATTGATAATAATGTGTTTACTCATTTAACCTCCCCAAGAGGATATTTTTTAAATGAAAGCACGGTTACAGGAGCAGTATACTTTAATATAGAAAGCAACCATACTTGGGGGATTAATTATTTTGAAAGAACTATACCAATTGATGGCAGTGATGAAATTGATTTTAATATTGGAGAAATACAACTTTCTGAAATAGGTCTAGGTCCTAATATGGAAGGCAACGGCATTATTCAATCGCTAAATGTTAGCTATAGATATTCTGTAGATGAGAATATTTATACTATTTTTGAAAGTCTAGAAGGAGAGGGGTTTGAAAATCAGATAAATTTTGTTGATAAGATAAAACCTTATCCTACGGAAATAGAAGTTCAAGAGGGTTGTTTTTCTGTTGGTCATAGTGTGCCTATTATAGTTACATATAATGAACCAGTGTATATAGATAGTATCAGTATAACAGTAAATGATGAGATTCTTTATCCAATGGAGTCTAATGAAACTATAAGTGAAACTGTAAGCTTTTTGTATGACCTTAGTTTAGATGATTTTTTTCTGGAATCCAATAGAGTAAAAGCAAAAATAGAGGTAAGCAATATAATTGGAGCAGTAGATCTATCAAAACAATCTCAGGACAATGATTATTCAATAACCTATTCTAGAGATATGGTAGATAAGAGTATTGAAGAATATGATGACATAAAGTCTATATTTTCATATGCTGCAGATACAGTAATTAGCCTTACTCGAGATGGGAACACAGCAATAAACGGTGAAGTAGTAATATCACTGGAGGAAAGTCACATCCTTACTCAGTATCTTGAAAGTTATATAGGAGCAGACGGAGTAGTGGAGAATATAGGGGTTAAGGTAATTGGAAATCTGGGTGAACCTGTAGATGTATCTCTTTATGCTAATGAAGGTCATATTATTACTGAATTAAAAGGGACCTTTCAATCTCCTATAAACACTACGGATATGGATAAATATTGTATAGCTGAAGTGTATTTCTCAGATGAGTTAATATATTCTTTAGCCAAAAAATACACTGTGGCTTCTTTGGTTTATATTGATGATGATGGGGATTTTGAAATAATTTATGAAGAATGGCCTTCCAGTGGAAAAATTACAGCAAACAGTGAAATGTCCCTTGTATTAGGATATAGGGTGGATACTAATGCTACATGGCAGGACTCAAAGGATTTTTCCTGGTCAAGTAGTGATGAAACCGTTGCATCAATAAAAGGAGATGGCACTATTATCCTAACTGGTAAGCTTGGTGAGGTAAGGTTTACACTTACTGCATTGAACGGTGGTGTTGAAGGAAAATCATATCAAATCCATAGTAAGCCTTTGACGGTAATCAACAGCTCAGAAGGTTTTTTACTGGTGCCAAATGGAGTTAAAAATATAGAGCTAGTCGAAGGAAATAGTGCAAGGATATACTATTCAACTAATATTACTGAAATCAATGCTTCTAATGGTGGACCTGAAACACCTACTACTTACACCTTTGAACTGTACGAAGCAGTGCATGATGGATCCTCTGAGCCTGAAAAGGGAGGACTGATATACAAGGACTATGTAGATGCAACAATAGATAACCTAATTACATCTTATATCTTGAATTCCGAATATTTAGTTAATACAGCCCCCCTAGGAAGATATAGTTATATTTTAGAAATATCTACAAAAGATATTTTAACTGGGGAATTATTTTCTGCAAGGGCTAATATTCGAGTGAAGAGCCGTCCCGCAAAGGCAGTTTTGATTAAGCCTGATAGCTATTATATGACTGATCAGGTTGAAGGATTTACAGTAAGCTTTAATATTGAAAATAAAAATGAGGCTACAGCAGTGTCTTTACAGCTATTTAGAAACGGAGAGCCAATCCATATTGATGATGCAGTAGAAAAATTTGAGACAAGAATTAATATTAGGGAAGTTGATAGGAGTAGACTATATGACGCATATACAGTTACTTTAAAAGCAAAAAATCAATATGACGAAGCATATTCATATGATTCATATATCTTTTACGTGTATAACTCTGAGGCATTAAAAATACTAATCAATAATATAAATTCTGGTGAAAATTATACATTGAGCTTAGACCATATGTCTGGTATGACTAGTAAAGATATATTAGATCTAAAAAGAGAGATTAATTTAGAAGAAAGGCTAACTATCAATAAGGATGAATATAATTGGAGTAAAATCTACGATAAAATATTGTGGACTGTTGAGGATGGTAGTAAGGTATCTTTAAAGTATAATGACAATGGGATATATCGTGATATTGATGAAGAGGAGCTTATTTTACCTAATGGTGATTTAATGCTGAAGGGTGTATCCAGTGGAGAAACATCAATTTCAGCTATTCATGTTCTAACAGGAATGGAGGAATCTCTAGAGATTACAGTAGATAGTGTGAAAGACAAGCTGTTTATTTTTCAGTGTTATCCTGGTAAGAAAAGTCTTGTCCAATATATTAATGGTGATGGAATCTCAAAAGAAGTCTATACAGATGAAAAAGGGAGTCTAGCCATTTACGAGAAATCTGGTATAACTGGAGATATGAAATTTAGTATACCAAATGATGCTCTATACGAACCTTACATATTAAGTGAAAATGAACGAAGCGTAAATCAGGTATCTATAGATTATACAGGACTTTATCCACAGAAAAATATTATATTTAATCAATCTAACTACGGGCTTAATTTTGCTGTATTTGCAGAGTATGAGAAAGGAATTACCTCATATAAGGGGGCCATAGAAGTAAAGGGTGGGGTATATATTAATGGTGTATATAGACCTGAAATATTAATCAATGGATTAAGTGGCAAAGAATATCAAAGCATAAATCCTAAAGCATACGATTTTTATGAGTTGAATTTCAATTTTCCTAAAGGAGAAGAGGGTTTTTATCTTAAACCAGAGGATAAAATTGAATATATTATAGAAGTAAGTATTCCAGGAAATACACATTACCATGAATTCATAAAGGTAGACAATGAAACTATAGGATTATATAAACGAATTAAGAATGGGATTACCTATGTTGAAGCACCTATATTAAGTATGGTTGACAGCTCAAATCTTCAAAATGATGCCAAGGTGTTCTGGAATAGTTTAAGTATTGATGGTGTTGACTATCAATTTTTAGATCTCATTATTATTGAAGATACTGAAAAAGAAAGTTTATTAAACACACAGATTGTTCTAGATGGAAAGTTTACAGATGCTTATGAGGTTAAATATTCAGATGAAAGGGGTAGGGATTGGAGTCTGTTCTCTAGTACTAGTGTAGAATCCTATGAGTTTTCTGATTATGTTATTCTAAACAATACATTTGACCTAAAAAAATATATATTTTATTTTAAACCTGGAGAAGAAAGTAGATTATCTAGACAGATTGTGATTAAGAATAATTCTAATCTAAAAATAATCAATATGCCTACTACCTTTAAGGTTATAAATATACAGGATATTCCTTCAATGGGCACGCTGGTGAAAGGTGATATGGAAGATATTAGTGAGAATATCCTTGATTCTGTTTTAGGTTCTAATACAGTTCCTTGGGGAGATAAGCCGGATTATGTAAGAGATGTTTTAAATACTTTAAGTCAGTTTAAAATTGATAAAGAAGCTATAAGATTAGTGGTTTCACCTACTGATGATCCAATGGTTTTTAGAGGGATTATGAAGATTTCCATAGGGGATTTAAGCGAAAGTAATCCTGCAGGAGTCTATGCTTCAGATTTAGATTCCAGTACTAAATTTAATTTTTTACCTAAAATTGGTGAAGCCAAAGAGATGAAGAAAGGTGATTATATAAGTAAAAGTATAAAAACTATGGAGCAGTATAAGACAGGATCTGTTTCAAAGAAGACAAAGCAATATGGTGGTGGCATATATATCGATTGTGAAATCTTTTATGATGCAAATAGTGAGGAGTGGAGAATTTCTGTAATAAATTCGGATGTTTATGTAGCTGGAGGATATAATTATAAAAAAACATATAATACATGGGTATCTTTCATACCAGTTACGGCAGAATTTATGATAGGCGGTACGGCTCAAATAAGCTTAAAGACATTGTTAGAAAAGAAAGAAATCAGTAAAGAAGAGTATGAGTTTTATAGAACCTATATCACCGAATTGTATCCATATTTCTTTATTAGAGGATTTGGTGGGATTGGTCTAGATTATGATGTAGTGAGCCTTAAAGCAGGCCCATACGGAAGGATAAATTTTGAACAGAGATATTTGTGGCTGAATAATAAATTTGAAGATAGCAATGGACAAAGGCTAACTTTATCAGGCCAAACAGGAATTGAATATAAAATAAAACTGCTTTTTCTTGGATTAGAGGGAAGCTATACCATAGGGGAAGCTAGTAAGTCTTGGACATATAATGACTACAACAATATAAAGGAAAAATATGATTCTGTATATCAAATAGATAAAGCTGATTTAATAAGGATAAAAAACCATATGTATTTAGAGGATGAAGTGCTGATACCTACGGATATTACGGTTACCTATGAAGGAAGAGAATATTTAGAGAATCATAGGGAATGGTATCCACCTATAATGTCTAGAGGATTTTTCCATGGAGCTAGTACGGAAGCTTTGAGTGTTATTCAAACTAATGCATACCCTTATTCAAATCCTGTAGTAACTGAGGATGGAGAAATAATGCTTTATATATCAGATATGGATAGCTATGACATAAATGATACAGCAGTAAACTTCTCTACAAAAGAGGAGGGATATTTTTCTGAAGGCACAGAAGTAGATGAATCGAACTATGCAGATACAGATGCTGTAGTAGATGGCACATCTGAATGGGCTGTAGCTGCTTGGATACGTCTAATAGAGGATATAGAGTCTAGCGAAGGTGAAGAAGCTGAGCTTTGGGATATTCAAAGAATGATGAATTCTACTGAAATTATGGCAAGTATATATGATGGAGAAGAGTTCGTTGCAACAAGACTGACAAATAATTATACACCAGATATGTCTCCTGTTGTTGCTTCTAGGGAAGGAAAAGCAATAGTTGCTTGGAGAAGTCTTTATGCTGGAGACATAGAAAAGCCTCTTACTTTTGATGGTAGAAACAATATTATGTATAAAGTATATAATGAAGGTAGTTGGAGCGATGAAAAATGCTTATTCGATGGCAGCGTGGATCAAGTAATTTCCGTTAATGCAGAAATGCTTTCAGATGGTACATCAGCAATTACCTATGAAGTTCAAATGGATGCTACAGAAAATACAGAAATATACTGTGCTATAGTAGACATCCATGGTCATATTATAAGGAATATCCGTTTGACAAATAATGAAGTAACAGATAAAAATCCTAGGATTACATCAGTTGTTTTTCCAGATAAGACTGAGCGCTTTGTTATTGGATGGAATTCAAAAATGACCTATGATGTTGAAAATGTTAACTTAATTAGAGTCTCTGCTGTGGATAGAGTAGGAAATGTATTTACGGAATTTGAACAAGATATAGAAAGTGGAGAGCTTTTAGATTATACTAGCTTTAAGTTCACTAAGGGTGCTGAAAGCATAGATGATTTGTCTATAGTATGGTACCAACCAGACTTTAAGGAGGATGGAGTTTATTCAGTATGGGGCAGAAAATTTATTTCTAGGAACAATGATGAATTTAAGGCATCTCCTGAAGTAAGGCTATTAGAGCTGAATTATAATACAGTTGTGGATTTCTTTGATTCCTATATAGATAAAGATACGAAGGGAATTAATTTTGTAATGCAGACTACAGAATATGGAATGGGAAAAATTAGTCAACTAATCACTGCCAAAGCAAGCTATAAAAATAATCTTATCCTTGATGAAACATATTATTCTAGGGATGAATTGATATCAGGACTAGATGTACCTGTGATGTTTAGAATATACAATGAAGGTGTAGATACAGTTAAAAAGATAAACATAGAGATTGGAGAATCTTCTCGTACTTTTGAAGAAAATAATCTCATTGAACCTGGTCAGTATAAAGAATTTGTTCTACTTTATAGGGTCCCAGATGTTATAGAAAATCCTATATATACCATAAGGGCAGAATATACGGATAGTCTAGATGTACTTACTGGGGAATTAGATATGAATATTCCAGATGTAGGTATACATGGGATTAGTTTAGTAAGAGAATCTAATCGTCAGCGTATATTTGATATAGAATTATATAATAGCATGTATGCCAAGCTAAGATCAGGAGTTCACAAGGTATTATTAGAAGTTTACCATACTTCTAATTTTGACAATCCACCAATCCTATCTGAGACTATATCAGATTTAGATAGCTTAGAACTGATGAATCAGGGAATTTTGAAAAAGAATATGATACTTGGTGAAGATGATTTACAAAGGATATTAAATGAAAATGGAGAAATTCCTGAAGAGGGTGTAAGAATATTCTTTAAGGTTAAATTGCTGGAAAACAATATAGAAATTCAGGATGCAGATATATCCAATGATTATGATTATATCAAAATTGAAAGTTTAATTGTAAAGAACGGGAAAAAATTATCTCTAGGGAGTTCTATGAATTCTGATTCAAATAAGACCCTTATTAAGGTAGAGGCATTTAACAATTCTATGAATGAAATAACAAATGGCAATATTGTAGTTCATCTTAAGGACGAAAAAGGAAATATTATACAAACTAAAGAATATTATAATGAGGCTCAAAGTATTAAAACTCCATTAAGTATAGGAGGAGAAGAATCCAATACTGTTGTATTTAACTTTGCATATTCTGGAGATTCATTTGAGGTTATCTACAGGGATATTATAACAGACCCTAATGAAGGAGATGAACCAAATGACGAAGATGATAATGGTAATGGAGGTATTGGGGATAATTCTGGAGACAAAGATAGTGGAAAAGAAGTAACTCCTGCAGAATACGTGAATCCATTTAAAGATGTTAAAGAAACAGATTGGTTTTATGAAGCTGTAAAATTTGTATTTGAAAATGGATTAATGATTGGTATTGGAGAAGATAGGTTCGCACCTCAGCTTGCAACTACTAGAGGAATGCTGGTTACTATACTTCACAGATTAGAAGGGGAGCCAGCTGCTGGGTTGAATAGTTTTGAAGATGTACTACCGGATGAGTATTATTATAATGCTGTGGCATGGGCAAAAGAGAAGGGCATAGTATATGGAATAAGTGAATCCTTCTTTGGAGCAAATAAGGAAATAACTCGAGAGCAATTTGTTACTATACTTTATAGATATGCTTCTTTTAAAGGTTATGATGTAAGCTCTCCTATAGAATTATCTGAATATGTAGATATGGTCTCTATTTCCGAATATGCTGTTCCTGCAATGAGGTGGGCTGTTCAGAATGGGTTAATAAGAGGCGTGGGAGGATCAACACTTGCTCCACTTAAAAGCACTAGTAGAGCAGAAATGGCAATGATACTACAAAGATTTATACTAGCTTATAATCACCTTTTTTTGGAAGAATAG
- a CDS encoding ATP-binding cassette domain-containing protein encodes MSNITVVMRQDAILFEDTLRNNITMYQDVPDEKVISILSKVGLDSYANHDSLDMLILEGGTNLSGGEKRRVTLARSCLYS; translated from the coding sequence GTGAGTAATATCACAGTTGTAATGAGACAAGATGCAATATTATTTGAAGATACACTTAGGAATAATATTACAATGTATCAAGATGTTCCTGATGAAAAGGTAATTAGTATATTATCTAAAGTAGGCCTAGATAGCTATGCTAATCATGATAGTTTAGACATGTTAATTCTTGAGGGAGGTACTAATCTTTCGGGAGGAGAAAAAAGAAGGGTTACTCTTGCTAGGTCTTGTTTATATTCATAA
- a CDS encoding SDR family NAD(P)-dependent oxidoreductase has protein sequence MKLKDKVAIVTGASAGMGRDIAYLFAKEGATVYAIARRVERLEELAKSVAGFEGKVIPFGADLMNKEEAEKIIDFAYENSGRLDILVNNAGIMDDFSPIGDVQDDMLEKVFNLNVYAPFYSMRKAIKIFLEAGEGNIINVSSIGGLYGARAGAAYTASKHALIGLTKNTGYMYAKKNIRCNAICPGGVETEIGTGDFMKNVNQEGIGIIMANVGGNPRNGTGMEIATIALFLASEDSSFVNGQCIVADSGWTAF, from the coding sequence ATGAAGTTAAAGGATAAAGTTGCTATAGTTACTGGAGCAAGTGCTGGAATGGGTAGAGATATTGCATATCTTTTTGCTAAAGAGGGAGCCACTGTTTATGCAATTGCACGTAGAGTAGAAAGACTTGAGGAATTAGCAAAAAGTGTTGCAGGTTTTGAAGGGAAGGTTATTCCTTTTGGGGCAGATTTAATGAACAAAGAAGAAGCAGAAAAAATTATTGACTTTGCCTATGAAAATTCTGGTAGACTAGACATATTAGTGAATAATGCAGGCATAATGGATGATTTTAGTCCAATCGGAGATGTACAAGATGATATGCTAGAAAAAGTATTTAATTTAAATGTATATGCACCTTTTTATAGTATGAGAAAAGCAATCAAAATATTCTTAGAGGCAGGAGAAGGTAATATAATAAATGTATCATCTATAGGGGGCCTATATGGTGCTAGAGCTGGTGCTGCTTATACTGCTTCAAAACATGCTTTAATAGGATTAACTAAAAACACTGGCTATATGTATGCTAAAAAGAACATTAGATGCAACGCAATTTGCCCTGGTGGTGTAGAGACTGAAATAGGAACTGGAGATTTTATGAAGAATGTAAATCAAGAAGGCATAGGAATTATTATGGCAAATGTAGGCGGGAATCCTAGAAATGGAACAGGAATGGAGATTGCTACTATAGCATTATTCCTAGCTTCAGAGGATTCAAGCTTTGTTAATGGTCAATGTATAGTGGCAGACAGTGGATGGACAGCATTTTAG